The Actinomyces lilanjuaniae genome segment AGGTGCGTCGGGTTCGGCGTGCTCGGCAGACGGGACGGGAGGCGTCCGCAGACGCGGACACTGCCCGCGACGAGGACGGTCCGGGGACGGAGGCCTCACAGTCCCCCCGGCCCTCGGCACGCCGCCGGGGTGCCGGTGTGGTGGGGCGCAGCGCGGTTCTCAGTGTCCTGGCCGTGGCGACGGTGGTTGCGCCCCTGAGTGGCTACCTGACCAACGCGGCACTGGCCTCGACCCGGTCCTCCTCCCAGCCGGATGACTCCTCCCAGGAGGCGACTGATCGCGCCTCCTCCGTGGCTGCCGCCGTCCTAGGATCGGACGCTGACTGGGACGAGGACACTGACGACCAGCTGTCCAACGTGCCTGACGCCGCCACACTGGCTCGTATCCGTGAGGCCTACCAGAACGCGGTCCAGACCTGCTCCTCTGAGACAGGTGCCTCAGGAGACACGGCTGCCTTCAACGCGACACCGGAGCTCTTCTACCCGATGCTGCCGGGCAGCTACGAGATCTCCTCAGTGTACGGCTACCGCATCCACCCCACCCTAGGCGTCCTGAAGCTGCACGCTGGGCAGGACATGGCCGCGCCGGTGGGCACGGCCATCTACGCCGCGGCTGAGGGGACGGTGACCACCGCAGGAATGGTGGACGGCACGGGTACGGTCACCATCAAGCATGAGATCGACGGCGAGGTCTGGTACACCAGCTACCTTCACATGTACGAGGACGGTATCTACGTCGAGGAGGGGGACACGGTCTCTGCGGGTGACCTGATTGCCGGGGTCGGTAACACGGGCCGGTCCTCGGGTGCGCACCTCCACTTCGAGGTGCGTACTGCTGACGACTACTCCGACGACTCCACTGTCGACCCCTGGGAGTGGCTTGAGAAGCACGGGGCTGTTGAGCTGACGACCGACTGCGCCTGACAGAGCCGGACAGCGCCGGGCAGACGGGTAGAGGCGGGTCGGCCGCATGAGAGAGGAAGGGGACGACATGGCTACCAAGAGGGCTGTGAGCGGCCGCCCGCGAGTGATCCCCCACCGTGGTGGTAGCCGGGAGGTCCCGGAGAACACCTGGAGCGCGGTGGAGCACGTGAGGAGGCTGGGGCTGGAATGGATGGAGACGGACCTGCGTCTGAGCGCGGACGGCGTGCCTGTTCTTTGTCATGACGCGGATCTGCAGCGCCTGGCTGCCGACCCTCGCCAGGTCCGGGAGGTGATGTGGGCAGAGCTTGCCGACCTGGATGCCGGTGACGCTCGCGGGCTTGTCTGCCTGCCTGATCTCCTGGCTGCGCACCCGGACCTGCGTCTCAACATGGACCTCAAGGAGTCCGACGTCGTCCAGCCCGCTCTGCAGGCCGTGCGCGACGCCGACGCTCTGGACCGTGTCCGCTTCGCCTCCTTCTCCGCGCGGCGCCTGGCGGTGCTGCGACGTCAGGAGCCCAGGGCCACCACCTCGCTGGGAAGGGTCGACGTCGTCGGTCTCATGCTGCTGAGTGAGGCCTCGGTGCCGCTGCCGCACACCCGGTGGGGCTGGACCCGTGGTCGGGTGGACGCGGTCCAGGTACCTCTGACCTATCGGGGAGTGACTGTGGTGACTCCCCGCCTCGTTGCCGCAGCGCACAGGATGGGGCTGGAGGTGCATGTGTGGACCGTAGACCTCCCGGAGCAGATGCGTCGTCTGGCCAGGCTCAATGTGGACGCGATCATGACCGACGTGCCCACTTTGGCCCAGGAGGTCCTGGCCGAGAAGAGCAGGTGGAGGTGAGGGCAGGAAGTCCGAGGTGCCCCTGCCTCGGGGACGACAGCGCCCACGGTGGTGGTGTGGTGCCCCGGACAGGATTCGAACCTGCGGCCTTCTGCTCCGGAGGCAGACGCTCTATCCACTGAGCTACCGGGGCACGGCAGGAAACTGTACCAGGCTGTCCGCAGATCCGGAAAAGAGAGACGCGTCTCTGGCTGGTCACCTGAGGTCTCGCCAGACCTCAGCGGTCTCTGGCCTCTGTGGTCTCTGGCCTCTGGCCTCTGTGGTCTCTGGCCTCTGGCCTCTGTCGTGGTGCCCTGTGGCTGCATGCGGCTGTCAGGCCTGCCCGGAGAGCGTCAGGGAGACCAGGGCCAGGTTGAGCGCGACGATAAGCGCCGCTGCGGCCCTGGCCGACCAGCGCAGTGGCGCGCTGTCACGCCACTGGCCCATGACCCGTGCCGAGCCGGTCAGCCGCATGAGCGGGACCACGGCCAGGGGAATCCCGAAGGAGAGCACCACCTGGCTGAGCACCAGCGCCCAGGTCGGCTCGGCACCGACTGCGATGATGACCAGGGCGGGGACAAGCGTGACTCCTCGGCGCAGCAGCAGGGGGACTCGTGTGTGCAGCAGCCCCGCCATGATCTCTGAGCCCGCGTAGGCCCCTACCGAGGTCGAGGCCAGCCCCGAGGCCAGCAGTCCGATGGCGAAGACCGTCCCGACCGCGGGTCCTAGGCTTGCGGTGATGGCTGCGTGCGCCCCCTCGATAGTGTCTGTGCCTCGCGCACCGGCCAGTGCGGAGGCAGCCAGGAGCAGCAGCGCGATGTTGACGGCGCCGGCCACGATCAGGGCCCAGACCACGTCCACCCGGGTAGCGTGAAGGAGACGTGAGGTGCTCCCGGGGCCCGTGGTCGCGGTTGGCGCAGTACACGCGGCATACACGGTCTTGCCGGGGCCTGGGTGCTCCTGCGGCGCCCCCGACGTGCTCGTGGCGCCGACGGCCTGCGACGCCTCTCCGGCTGCCGACAGCTCATGGTTGTGGTCACGCACCAGGGAGGAGTGCAGGTATATGGCGTGAGGCATGACGGTGGCCCCCAGCATGGAGGCTGCTACCAGGAGGCTGCCGGTCCCCTCCAGGCGGGGCACAAGACCGGCGAGGGTGCCGCCCCAGTCGGGGGGAGCCACGACGAGGCCGCCGAGGAACCCGATGGTCACCACGATCAGCAGCGTCACGACGACACCCTCGAAGGTCCGCTGGCTGCGCCGCTCCTGGAGGGCGAGCAGCGCCATTGAGGCTACTCCTACGATGAGTCCACCGGTCAGCAGGGGGAGCCCGAGCAGCAGGTTCAAGGCGATGGCGCCCCCGATGACCTCGGCCAGGTCGGTAGCGGCGGCGACCAGCTCGGCCTGTGCCCAGTAGGCCAGGCGTGCGGGGCGGCCCAGGCGCTCTCCCAGGACCTGGGGCAGTGAGCGTCCGGTGACGATCCCCAGCTTGGCGGACTGGTACTGGATGAGCACAGCCATGGCGTTGGCAGCCACGAGCACCCACACCAGGAGGTAGCCGTAACGGGCTCCGGCGGTGATGTTTGCCGCGACGTTTCCAGGGTCCACGTACGCCACGGCCGCGACGAAGGCAGGCCCCAGGAGGGCCAGCAGCCGGTGCCGCGGGGGTCGCGGGTGGGAGGCAGCGTGACGTGCCGCGATCTGCGCAACGGGGTCGTCGAGCGGGGCACCTGTCGTGGCCCCGTGCTCCGGGCGGGTGCGGGTAGGTGCGCTGGCGCCGTCGAGGGGTGGTGGGGTGGCAGAAGGCGGGGCGGTACCAGGGTTGCTGCTCATAGGACCTCGTGGAGCGGGCTTGGGACAAGAAAACTTCGGACAGCCGAAATCTTAGTCCGTCCGTGGCGTTCGGTCGACTCCGGTCGACGGGTTGGGCCAGCTCCTGCCGAGCCCTGTCGCGGGGTGAGGTGCGACCGACTGCCTGTACGCTTGCGCGCGTGACCCCTGAAGAGCTCGCAGCAGCAGTCCGTACCGTCCTGACGCAGGCCGTCGCCGACGGCTCCCTGAGCCTGCCTGAGGACGAGGTCCCCCAGCCGCGCGTCGAGCGACCCCGCAGCCGGGACCACGGGGACTGGTCCACCAACGTGGCCATGCAGCTGGCCAAGAAGGCGAGGACCACTCCCCGCGCGCTGGCCGAGCTGCTGGCAGGCCGACTCGCTGACGTCGCGGGCGTGGCCCGCGTGGAGGTCGCGGGACCGGGGTTCCTCAATATTCGCCTGGACGCCGCCAGCGCCGGCGTCCTGGCTCGTACGATCGTGGAGGCCGGGTCCGCCTACGGCCGCAACGAGACCCTGGCAAGCCAGCACGTCAACCTGGAGTACGTCTCAGCCAACCCGACTGGCCCTGTCCATCTGGGCGGGGCACGCTGGGCCGCCGTCGGGGACTCCCTGGCCCGCGTCCTGGCCGCGTGCGGCGCCACCGTGACCCGTGAGTACTACTTCAACGACCATGGCGCCCAGATCGACCGCTTCGCCGAGTCCCTACTGGCCTGCGCCAGGGGGCAGGAGATTCCCGAGGATGGCTACGGTGGCTCCTATGTCGGCGAGATCGCCGCCCAGGTGGTGCGCGCCGAGGTGGCTGAGGGACGTCCTGACCCTGCGACCCTGCCTGACGGGGAGGCGGCCGAGGTGTTCCGCTCCCGCGGCGTGGCGCTGATGTTTGAGTCTATCAAGGCCGAGCTCCACGCCTTCCGCAGCGATTTCGACGTCTTCTTCCACGAGGACTCTCTCCACACCTCAGGTGCAGTGGATCGTGCCATCGGTCGGCTGCGTGAGCGCGGCGTCATTGAGGACCGTGACGGCGCCACCTGGCTGCGCACCACCGACTTCGGCGACGACAAGGACCGGGTGCTCATCAAGTCCAACGGCCAGCCCGCCTACTTTGCCGCGGACGTGGCCTACTACCTGGACAAGCGTGCACGTGGGGCCGACTGCTGCATCTTCCTCCTCGGCGCGGACCACCACGGCTACGTCGGGCGCATGATGGCCATGTGCGCTGCCTACGGGGACGAGGCAGGCACCAACATGCAGATCCTCATCGGCCAGATGGTCAACCTGGTCAGGAACGGCCAGCCGGTGCGCATGTCCAAGCGGGCGGGCACTATCGTCACCCTGGAGGACCTGGTCGAGGCCGTGGGTGTGGACGCCGCTCGCTATGCGCTGGCCCGGTCCTCCATGGACTCCATGATCGACATCGACCTGGACCTGCTGGCCTCCTCCTCCTCAGACAACCCGGTCTACTACGTCCAGTACGCCCACGCCCGGACCCGCAGCGTGGCTCGCAACGCCGCCGAGCACGGGGTGAGCCGGGAGGCGGGCTTCGACCCGGCCGCGCTGGGCACCCGGGCTGACGCCGACCTGCTGGGTGTCCTGGCCCAGTACCCGGCCACCGTGGTCCAGGCGGCCTCCCTGCGCGAGCAGCACCGGGTGGCCCGGTACCTGGAGTCCCTGGCGGCTGCCTACCACGCCTGGTACGGGGCCACGCGCGTGACCCCTCGCGGGCAGGACCCGGTGGACTCCGGGCACGTCGCCCGCCTGTGGCTCAACGACGCCGTCACCCAGGTGCTGGCTAACGGGCTGGAGCTGTTGGGGGTCAGTGCCCCGGAGCGCATGTAGGGCCGACCGAGGCTGTGACGTCGGCCGCCTCCTCGGCCCCGGTGCGCCACCGTCAAGCCCGGTGGTCCCTGTCCCTGCTCGTCCGTCCCCGCTCGTAGCCGCTCAACGGCCCCAAGGAGTCTTGATGTCCTCTGCCTGCGCCCCGTTTCCTGCCGTCCCCGCCTCCTCCCAGGTCCCCGTCGGCGAGGCCCCCCTGGGCGCGCTGGTGTGTCCCGAGCCGCAGGAGCGTCCCGACCTGTGGCCAACCACGGCGCAGCGCACCTCCGTGGGTGAGCTGGCCCTGGGTGGTCTGCGAGTCAGTGAGATCCTGGACCAGGCTCTCTCTCCGGTCTTCGTCCTGGATCGCTGTGACCTGCGTGGTCGTGCTGCTACCTGGAGTGCTGCCATGGCCGAGGAGTTCTGGCCCGGCTACGGCATGTCCGGAGGGGAGGCGTTCTACGCGGCCAAGGCCTTCCTCAGCACTGGGGTGGGGCGTGTCGTCCTGGAGGAGGGGATGGGCATCGACACCGCCTCGCGCGGTGAGCTGGCGGTGGGTCTGGACGCCCTGCGGGCGGTCGAGGGGACGGGTCCGTGACGGCGGCACGGCGGCTGGGCCTGCACGGCAACGGCAAGACGCAGGAGGAGGTCTCCGCCGCCGTCTACCACCGCGTGGGGCACCTGGTCATCGACTCGCCTGAGGAGGTCGGCTACGCCGTCGCTGCGGTGCGTCACTGGCGGGAGAGCGGGCACTACGGCCCCCGGGAGCGGGGCGGGGTCATGGTGCGTCTGACCACAGGCATCCACGCCGGAGGCCACGAGTACGTCTCCACAGCCCACGAGGACCAGAAGTTCGGCCTGTCCGTGTCAAGCGGTGAGGCGCTCCGGGTGGTAGAGGCGGTCGCAGCAACCGAGGAGCTGGAGCTGGTCGGCCTGCACTCCCACATCGGGTCCCAGATCATGGACCTGGCCGGCTTCAGGCAGGCGGTCGCCGTGGTCCTGCGCCTGCGTCATGAGGTCGCCGCCAGCACCGGGGTGCTGTGCCCCGAGGTTGACCTGGGCGGCGGCTACGGTATCGCCTACACCGGTAACGACCCCGTGGCGCCCTCGCCCGCTGTCGTGGCCAGGACGCTGGCCCAGGCCGTGCGCCAGACCTGTGCCGAGATGGGCGACTCCGTCCCTCGGGTCTCGGTTGAGCCGGGCCGCAGCGTCATCGGCCCTGCCATGGTCACCCTCTACACGGTGACCGGGACCAAGCGTGTCGAGCTGGAAGCGGGTACCAGTCGGCTCTACGTGAGCGTGGACGGGGGCATGAGCGACAACATCCGGCCCGCGCTGTACGGCTCGGCTTATACCGCGCTGCTGGCCAGTCGGCTGCCGGAGCCAGGGGCAGGGCTGGTGCGCTCCCGCGTCGTGGGCAAGCACTGCGAGAGCGGTGACGTGGTGGTGCGTGACGTGGACCTTCCGGCCGACATCAGGGTCGGGGACGTGCTGGCGGTGCCTGCGACCGGGGCCTACGGCCGTTCCATGGCTAGCAGCTACAACCTGTTCACCCGTCCGGGCGTCGCCTGGGTGGAGGGAGGCCGTCAGGGCTGGGTGCTGCGCCCTGAGACGCTGGAGGACCTGCGTGGGCTGGAGGGGGACCTGTAGAGGACCCGCAAGAAAGCGGGGCAGTCTGGACCTGGTGTCGCCCCTGTATTGTCTGGGGATGCTCTGAAAATAGAGTGACCGACCTAGAGGTCCTTTATTGTTTGGTTTCTAAATAGGGTTGGCCGGGTAGGCTGCTGCAGGGTCCCCGGTGCGCGGAGACTGTTGTCGGCGGTGGCGCCAAGGCTGGTCGACACTCCTGCTGGGACTGGTTTTGCGCCGAGGGCCGTCGGAACGGGAACGGTCTTTCCAGTCGCTGACGATTTCCTGTGAGTATCTAAACTCTTCCTGAATCAACAGAAAAAGGCGGACGCGGTCGCTCCTTGTGACAAGGTGGTTACAATCATTGCGGACATGTCGCGGACGGTGCGCCAGCGGGCGTGCTGCGCTCCTGCGATGAGTGGAGAAGTGACTCCCTCCGTCCTGTGTCCTCAACCCTTTGAACTCGGAGACCTTATGAACACAGTGTCAACGGGCATCGCGTCTCGCCGTGCCCTCGCAGGAGGAGCGGTTGCCGTGCTGGTTGCCGCTCTCGCCCTGGCCCTGGCCGTGGTCACCCCACTGGCCTCCTCCGCTCAGGCCGAGGAGAGCACGGGGATCACCGTCAGCAACATGAGCCTGACCCGCGTCAACGGCAACAACGAGCCGCAGGAGGGAGCGCTGCTCTACTACGACAACGCCCGCCTGACCTTCGACTGGGACGCCTCGGGCGCGGACCTCCAGCCCGGCGACTCCTTCACGATCGACCTGGGAACCTACTTCGAGAACCTTCAGCGGTCTGAGTCACTGCCCATGTCGGTCAGCCACGACGGTGCCGACGTGGAGGTCGGTACCTGCGAGCTTACGACCAAG includes the following:
- a CDS encoding M23 family metallopeptidase; this encodes MAPSAQPASRQAVPEGSGGRGGRSRETGDQAPDEAVVSSVPTVTLSTGSLTGTPPGAATVPAGAELPTPLPVGLPGAAAQPVGQPVPADMLAVSAQSASQPTSRSASAQVAEPAGSGKDARPAPRELRFSPEVRERRSADTLQVPEVRRVRRARQTGREASADADTARDEDGPGTEASQSPRPSARRRGAGVVGRSAVLSVLAVATVVAPLSGYLTNAALASTRSSSQPDDSSQEATDRASSVAAAVLGSDADWDEDTDDQLSNVPDAATLARIREAYQNAVQTCSSETGASGDTAAFNATPELFYPMLPGSYEISSVYGYRIHPTLGVLKLHAGQDMAAPVGTAIYAAAEGTVTTAGMVDGTGTVTIKHEIDGEVWYTSYLHMYEDGIYVEEGDTVSAGDLIAGVGNTGRSSGAHLHFEVRTADDYSDDSTVDPWEWLEKHGAVELTTDCA
- a CDS encoding glycerophosphodiester phosphodiesterase, producing MATKRAVSGRPRVIPHRGGSREVPENTWSAVEHVRRLGLEWMETDLRLSADGVPVLCHDADLQRLAADPRQVREVMWAELADLDAGDARGLVCLPDLLAAHPDLRLNMDLKESDVVQPALQAVRDADALDRVRFASFSARRLAVLRRQEPRATTSLGRVDVVGLMLLSEASVPLPHTRWGWTRGRVDAVQVPLTYRGVTVVTPRLVAAAHRMGLEVHVWTVDLPEQMRRLARLNVDAIMTDVPTLAQEVLAEKSRWR
- a CDS encoding Nramp family divalent metal transporter; translated protein: MSSNPGTAPPSATPPPLDGASAPTRTRPEHGATTGAPLDDPVAQIAARHAASHPRPPRHRLLALLGPAFVAAVAYVDPGNVAANITAGARYGYLLVWVLVAANAMAVLIQYQSAKLGIVTGRSLPQVLGERLGRPARLAYWAQAELVAAATDLAEVIGGAIALNLLLGLPLLTGGLIVGVASMALLALQERRSQRTFEGVVVTLLIVVTIGFLGGLVVAPPDWGGTLAGLVPRLEGTGSLLVAASMLGATVMPHAIYLHSSLVRDHNHELSAAGEASQAVGATSTSGAPQEHPGPGKTVYAACTAPTATTGPGSTSRLLHATRVDVVWALIVAGAVNIALLLLAASALAGARGTDTIEGAHAAITASLGPAVGTVFAIGLLASGLASTSVGAYAGSEIMAGLLHTRVPLLLRRGVTLVPALVIIAVGAEPTWALVLSQVVLSFGIPLAVVPLMRLTGSARVMGQWRDSAPLRWSARAAAALIVALNLALVSLTLSGQA
- the argS gene encoding arginine--tRNA ligase; protein product: MTPEELAAAVRTVLTQAVADGSLSLPEDEVPQPRVERPRSRDHGDWSTNVAMQLAKKARTTPRALAELLAGRLADVAGVARVEVAGPGFLNIRLDAASAGVLARTIVEAGSAYGRNETLASQHVNLEYVSANPTGPVHLGGARWAAVGDSLARVLAACGATVTREYYFNDHGAQIDRFAESLLACARGQEIPEDGYGGSYVGEIAAQVVRAEVAEGRPDPATLPDGEAAEVFRSRGVALMFESIKAELHAFRSDFDVFFHEDSLHTSGAVDRAIGRLRERGVIEDRDGATWLRTTDFGDDKDRVLIKSNGQPAYFAADVAYYLDKRARGADCCIFLLGADHHGYVGRMMAMCAAYGDEAGTNMQILIGQMVNLVRNGQPVRMSKRAGTIVTLEDLVEAVGVDAARYALARSSMDSMIDIDLDLLASSSSDNPVYYVQYAHARTRSVARNAAEHGVSREAGFDPAALGTRADADLLGVLAQYPATVVQAASLREQHRVARYLESLAAAYHAWYGATRVTPRGQDPVDSGHVARLWLNDAVTQVLANGLELLGVSAPERM
- a CDS encoding Ig-like domain-containing protein; amino-acid sequence: MLVAALALALAVVTPLASSAQAEESTGITVSNMSLTRVNGNNEPQEGALLYYDNARLTFDWDASGADLQPGDSFTIDLGTYFENLQRSESLPMSVSHDGADVEVGTCELTTKTIVCTFSEQVTQLRSAGFHGFRARGRSAGDHGDDHLGDGRHHRQRHRLGGPAWRGGIGTGPGYGDWEIDKWASSFYNDYSELTWGSISVPTTWLTSWA